In Amaranthus tricolor cultivar Red isolate AtriRed21 chromosome 5, ASM2621246v1, whole genome shotgun sequence, a genomic segment contains:
- the LOC130813400 gene encoding uncharacterized protein LOC130813400 has product MANQIKKLKVRIEPTNPSSQKSDDRDTQVSRSSKRNKKRRKRSKIQKNLSKGKEEEESKSETQDVRSYLNKKRARQSHSIQSFVDKNREERKDDLSQGGPQEAPMLVNSLFSTEILTTPNPDKIKIPNMNLFDRTKCLEEHIVAYKNLMLLYTTNQALWCKFFPTTLSGVALIWYTSLPVGSIHTFTQLEAKFAILEVTDLEDFVALNALINGMRTPKLKFQLIKNQVKMYAKTMGQCQSYITPSQICHTHDSKKRKHDKSLQGQSHPQKIHKDELQSRREKGYPPRHHGSHSKMGPSRSRHIYIMEEEPRARNLRDRGENPRFNRNRRDIFYAIQDELLAPPPTTIPSECRKLRRFLNWKEYGSRGDNERPYHPKHKPPKDEERKDISGDMRGVINMIIGGFSEDYPTLRAARGSVHTLLKGPPKAIMGGLVVKFNATISKPLQQPHIDSLIVTIKIGQMKVKRVLIDTGSTTDLITMDFLSLKKNTCNRRQISHWRWR; this is encoded by the exons ATGGCGAATCAAATCAAAAAACTTAAGGTAAGGATTGAACCCACTAATCCAAGTTCCCAAAAGTCGGATGATAGGGACACACAGGTATCACGGTCAAGCAAAAGGAAcaaaaagagaaggaaaagatCCAAAATCCAAAAGAATTTAAGCAAAGGAAAAGAAGAAGAGGAGTCTAAGTCTGAAACTCAAGATGTTAGAAGTTACCTAAACAAAAAGCGAGCTCGACAGTCGCATAGTATTCAATCATTCGTGGATAAGAATCGGGAAGAGAGGAAG GATGATTTAAGTCAAGGGGGACCACAAGAAGCCCCTATGTTAGTGAACTCCCTTTTTTCCACTGAAATCCTAACGACTCCTAACCCTGACAAGATTAAAATTCCCAACATGAATCTTTTCGACAGAACAAAATGTCTAGAAGAACACATCGTGGCGTATAAGAATCTGATGCTACTATACACCACAAACCAGGCCTTATGGTGCAAGTTTTTCCCTACAACTCTTAGTGGTGTTGCCTTAATTTGGTACACCTCGCTTCCAGTTGGAAGCATCCATACCTTTACCCAGCTGGAAGCTAAGTTT GCTATTTTGGAAGTTACTGATTTAGAAGATTTCGTCGCCCTTAACGCCTTGATAAATGGAATGCGGACTCCAAAACTAAAATTCCAACTCATAAAGAATCAAGTAAAAATGTATGCGAAAACCATGGGACAATGTCAAAGTTATATCACTCCTTCTCAAATATGTCACACACACGATTCCAAGAAGCGGAAGCATGATAAAAGTTTGCAAGGACAAAGCCATCCACAAAAAATTCACAAAGATGAACTCCAATCAAGAAGAGAAAAAGGTTATCCCCCTCGTCACCATGGTTCTCATTCCAAGATGGGGCCTTCGAGATCCAGACACATCTACATCATGGAAGAAGAACCCCGAGCAAGGAACCTAAGGGACAGGGGAGAGAATCCTCGATTTAATAGAAATAGAAGAGACATCTTCTATGCCATCCAAGATGAACTCCTAGCACCTCCACCTACCACTATACCATCGGAATGTC GGAAACTGAGGAGGTTTCTGAACTGGAAAGAGTATGGCTCTCGCGGCGATAATGAAAGGCCATACCATCCAAAGCACAAACCCCCgaaggatgaagaaagaaaagacaTCTCCGGTGATATGCGTGGAGTCATCAACATGATCATAGGTGGTTTCTCTGAAGACTACCCCACCCTTAGAGCTGCAAGAGGTAGTGTCCACACTCTGTTGAAGGGACCTCCTAAAGCAATCATGGGAGGCCTTGTGGTAAAGTTTAATGCAACTATCTCAAAACCACTGCAGCAACCTCACATAGATTCATTGATCGTCACAATCAAGATTGGCCAAATGAAGGTAAAGCGAGTACTAATAGATACCGGAAGTACCACAGATTTGATCACGATGGATTTCCTCAGTTTGAAGAAAAACACCTGCAACCGTAGACAAATTTCTCATTGGCGTTGGAGGTAA
- the LOC130814346 gene encoding ubiquitin carboxyl-terminal hydrolase 8, with protein MESAPPEYSPGGMQAIADDEQRVYLVPFRWWKEAQNASTSDSNRIKGVLYSASSSSSYGGPMKLINNIFSSDLLFNLRREEESSSDIGEVSVSGRDYALVSGEMWLQALKWHSDSKNAMKRVGSFSAGDVDIADVYPLQLRLSVLREANSLGVKITKKDNAAELFRRACRIFNIENELLHIWDFSGRTSHYLVSDNGPLPLDIQGQFDQEILLELQIYGLSDSPRSRDAKREEFSEPNVAAGSSSSSSTTINGSTGSSYRFPRTNSCTFSSSAVESGSLGLTGLQNLGNTCFMNSALQCLAHTPKLVDYFHGDYNKEINHSNPLGMDGEIALAFGDLIRKLWAPGATPVAPRTFKSKLSRFAPQFSGFNQHDSQELLAFLLDGLHEDLNRVKLKPYVEAKDGDGRPDEDIADEYWRNHLARNDSIIVDICQGQYRSTLVCPICKKVSITFDPFMYLSLPLPSTSMRTMTLTILNTDGTSGPVVVTVSVPKYGKGVDLIKALTSACSLRTDETLLVAEVYNHRIIRFLEDPADSLSLIRDEDRLVAYRLLKAAEKETTVVFMHQEIEEQYINGKITQGWKSFGIPLVARVSNKMKGADIFNLYMKLLNPFLMPNEDNLQDQDASKSSVADNMIENTSNLVVYEQTDGTEVDNDEGIEVAGYCEFLFYFTDEKGILRNSKIEMDDSAISENLPRRLNVAVSWPEKKTEIYDTVLLSNLPEIFKSGFPAKRPQEIVSLYRCLEAFLKEEPLGPEDMWYCPGCKQHRQATKKLDLWRLPEILVIHLKRFSYSRYTKNKLETYVDFPVDNLDLSMYIACKNMQTSCRYVLYAISNHYGSLGGGHYTAFVHHGGGRWYDFDDSNVSHMNEEKIKTSAAYVLFYRRVEDL; from the exons ATGGAGTCAGCGCCGCCGGAATATTCTCCCGGCGGAATGCAAGCAATCGCCGATGACGAACAGCGAGTTTATTTAGTACCGTTCAG GTGGTGGAAAGAAGCGCAAAATGCATCAACGAGTGATTCTAACCGGATAAAAGGGGTTTTATATAGTGCATCGTCTTCATCGTCTTATGGTGGTCCGATGAAGTTGATCAACAATATTTTTAGTTCGGATCTTTTGTTCAATCTTAGGAGAGAAGAAGAAAGTAGTTCTGATATTGGTGAAGTTAGTGTTTCTGGTCGTGATTATGCCCTGGTTTCTGGTGAAATGTGGTTGCAAGCTCTTAAATG GCATAGTGATTCCAAAAATGCAATGAAGCGGGTAGGAAGTTTTTCAGCAGGTGATGTTGATATAGCAGATGTCTATCCCTTACAACTCAGGCTCTCTGTTTTAAGAGAAGCAAACTCATTGGGAGTTAAGATAACTAAAAAG GACAACGCTGCTGAACTCTTTAGACGAGCTTGCAGAATTTTCAATATTGAGAACGAGTTG TTGCACATATGGGATTTCTCCGGAAGGACTAGTCATTACTTGGTTAGTGACAATGGCCCACTTCCATTGGATATTCAAGGTCAATTTGATCAGGAA ATACTTTTGGAATTGCAAATATATGGCCTGTCAGATTCTCCTAGGTCTAGGGATGCAAAGAGAGAAGAGTTCTCTGAGCCGAATGTTGCTGCAGGATCCTCTTCTAGTAGTTCTACGACAATAAACGGTAGCACTGGAAGCAGTTACCGTTTCCCCAGGACGAATTCCTGTACTTTTAGTAGCAGTGCTGTTGAGTCAGGTTCTTTGGGTTTGACCGGATTGCAAAATCTTGGAAATACATGTTTTATGAACAGTGCACTTCAGTGCTTAGCGCACACCCCAAAGCTTGTTGATTATTTTCATGGAGACtacaataaagaaattaatcACAGTAATCCATTGGGCATGGAT GGTGAAATTGCTTTGGCTTTTGGAGATTTGATTAGAAAGTTATGGGCTCCCGGAGCGACTCCAGTAGCACCTCGGACCTTTAAATCAAAGCTCTCTCGTTTTGCTCCCCAATTTAGTGGCTTCAATCAGCATGATTCGCAA GAATTGCTTGCTTTTTTGTTGGATGGACTCCATGAAGATCTGAACCGTGTGAAGCTAAAGCCCTATGTAGAAGCTAAAGATGGAGATGGTCGGCCAGACGAGGATATAGCTGATGAGTATTGGCGAAATCATCTGGCTCGAAATGATTCTATCATTGTTGATATTTGCCAA GGTCAATATAGATCAACACTAGTTTGTCCAATTTGCAAGAAGGTCTCCATCACATTTGATCCATTTATGTATCTGTCGCTACCTCTACCTTCAACTTCAATGCGGACAATGACCTTGACAATCCTGAATACTGATGGTACCTCTGGGCCTGTTGTGGTTACTGTTTCTGTGCCTAAGTATGGGAAAGGTGTAGATCTTATTAAAGCTTTGACGTCTGCGTGCTCTTTGCGAACAGATGAGACACTTTTGGTGGCTGAG GTGTACAATCACCGTATTATCCGTTTTTTGGAAGATCCAGCCGACTCATTGTCCTTGATTAGAGATGAGGACCGTCTGGTTGCTTATCGGCTACTAAAAGCTGCTGAGAAAGAAACTACAGTGGTGTTTATGCATCAGGAGATTGAAga GCAGTATATCAACGGGAAAATTACTCAAGGATGGAAATCATTTGGAATTCCTCTTGTGGCTAGAGTCTCTAACAAGATGAAGGGAGCAGATATCTTTAACTTGTATATGAAGTTGCTTAATCCATTTCTCATGCCTAATGAGGACAACTTACAAGATCAGGATGCCTCCAAAAGCTCTGTAGCTGATAATATGATAGAGAATACCTCAAATCTTGTTGTTTATGAACAAACTGATGGTACTGAAGTTGATAATGATGAGGGCATCGAGGTGGCAGGTTATTGTGAGTTTCTGTTTTACTTCACAGATGAAAAAGGCATTCTTAGGAACTCCAAGATAGAAATGGATGACTCTGCAATATCTGAGAACTTGCCGAGACGGTTGAATGTCGCTGTTTCTTGGCCCGAGAAGAAAACTGAAATCTATGACACTGTTCTGCTTAGCAATCTGCCTGAAATTTTCAAGTCTGGCTTTCCGGCTAAAAGGCCTCAAGAGATTGTGTCTCTTTATAGATGCCTTGAGGCTTTTCTAAAAGAGGAGCCTCTTGGACCTGAAGACATGTG GTACTGCCCTGGCTGTAAGCAGCATCGTCAAGCAACCAAAAAGTTGGATCTTTGGAGACTCCCTGAAATTCTAGTGATTCACTTGAAGAGGTTTTCATACAGCAGATACACAAAAAACAAGTTGGAGACCTATGTTGACTTCCCAGTTGACAATCTTGATTTGTCCATGTATATTGCTTGCAAGAATATGCAAACGTCTTGTCGTTATGTGCTTTATGCAATCAGCAATCACTATGGAAGCTTAGGAGGTGGTCATTACACTGCTTTTGTCCAT CATGGTGGCGGTCGATGGTACGACTTTGATGATAGCAATGTTTCCCATATGAACGAGGAGAAGATAAAGACTTCAGCCGCTTATGTTCTTTTCTATAGAAGAGTTGAAGATTTGTAA
- the LOC130814347 gene encoding uncharacterized protein LOC130814347 isoform X1 produces the protein MFCYNLAPSKQVNDFLGEIHNLRAYLFCKQEAYEVKAFLIGQWVLRLISPGRKGVHGPWSPCFLFLDPLNLNMYQLYFSAPRCLLTHLENPLEFSFFWKLVLGMHDDIDKSAFVLLPCGPYTQLANYRSIQQIVGCIIDAWVTWGA, from the exons ATGTTTTGTTACAATTTAGCACCATCAAAGCAAGTAAATGATTTTCTAG GTGAAATCCACAATCTTAGAGCCTACCTCTTTTGTAAACAAGAAGCTTATGAAGTTAAGGCCTTCTTGATTGGGCAATGGGTATTGAGGTTGATATCTCCTGGAAGAAAAG GTGTCCATGGACCATGGAGCCCGTGCTTTCTATTTCTGGATCCATTGAATCTCAACATGTATCAACTATACTTCTCGGCTCCTAGATGTTTGCTAACCCATCTCGAAAACCCATTGGAGTTTTCCTTCTTTTGGAAGTTGGTACTTGGCATGCATGATGATATCGACAAGAGTGCCTTTGTGCTCCTACCTTGTGGCCCATACACTCAGTTGGCCAATTATAGGTCTATCCAACAAATTGTAGGATGTATCATTGATGCTTGGGTGACATGGGGCGCATAG
- the LOC130814347 gene encoding uncharacterized protein LOC130814347 isoform X2 — MFCYNLAPSKQVNDFLGEIHNLRAYLFCKQEAYEVKAFLIGQWVLRLISPGRKDYEAAPAIISPFPKSVPGCRRSLAE, encoded by the exons ATGTTTTGTTACAATTTAGCACCATCAAAGCAAGTAAATGATTTTCTAG GTGAAATCCACAATCTTAGAGCCTACCTCTTTTGTAAACAAGAAGCTTATGAAGTTAAGGCCTTCTTGATTGGGCAATGGGTATTGAGGTTGATATCTCCTGGAAGAAAAG ATTATGAAGCAGCTCCTGCCATCATTAGTCCATTTCCAAAATCGGTTCCTGGCTGCCGTAGATCATTGGCTGAATGA